DNA sequence from the Streptomyces sp. NBC_01497 genome:
TGTCCACGAAGGCGGCGTTGTTCTTGACGCTCAGCCCGGCTCCCTCGCCACCGTAGTATCCGGCGTAGAACTGCCATCCGGATCCGTAATTGGAGATGTTGGCGGCCGTTTCGAATTCCGCGCCGTAGTCCGCCCTGCCATTACTGGCGGTATGGGTCACGGCATATTCCTGGCTGTGATAGTAGATGCATACGAAGCCGGGGTCGCTGCACGCAGTCGAGTTCGCCGAGTTGGGCGCGGCGGAGGCGGAAGGGGCCGTCGCCAGAGCCGTCGCGACGAGGCCGGCCGCCGCGACGGCGATCGAAGTGATCCTTTTCATGCGCATGGCGCCATCCCCCGTTAGGTCCGTTGTGCGTCGAGCGTCTGCTTGACGCCGGATCGCGGTTCTCACGAACCGCTTCGCGCGCTCATACGCTAGAGGAGGTGCACGACCCGAAGTAACCCCCCGTACAGCTGAGTTCGCCGGTGATTGGCATGGCCGCGTCGACCGTTGCCGGGCCACGCTTCCGTCACCGCCCCGGGTCGACCGGCGAGGAGGCGGCCGTCCCGCCGCGTCGGACCGCCCGTCGCTCCGGGGGCGGGAGCGAGGAGTCGGTCGGTCGGTCGGTCGGTCGGTCGGTCGGTCGGTCGGTCGGTCGGTCGGTCGGTCGGTCGGTCGGTCGGTCGGTCGGTCGGTGCGGGTGTACCTCGCCCCGGCCGGCTGTCAAGCGCCTGACCGGTCTCGGACGCACCGGCATCGCCCCATGTCACGGGCCCGTGCCTCCGTGCGGCAGCCCCCCTCCCGGGACCTGCCGGACGAGGAACTGCTGACCCGGGCCGGGCACGCACTCTCGGGCGGGCACGTGCACTTCTGCGACCGGAGCGAGGCGTGGGGCCGCCGTGCCGCACACTCGGCGGCGCGGACGGCGCCCGGCACCGACACCTGCTTTGCCGCGACGGCCAGATCGCCCGGGGCTCTCGGACACCCGGCGCGAGGAGGGTGTCCGCGTGCCGGAGGACACCGCCGTCGTCGGCTACGGCAACTGGGACACCACGGCCCTCGCCTCCCGCCCGTCGCTGACCACGATCGTCGTCCGCGTCGAGCGATACGCGCTCCGGAGGAGTTCGTCGCCTGCCAGCACTTCAACGTCGAGGGGCAACCAGCAGGCCGCGGCCACGCTGCTCGGGCAGGGCGGGACCGGCAACGTGGCGTCGCTTGCCCTCGCCCAGGCCTGGACCGTAGTTGACGCGCCCCTGGTCCTCGACGACGAGCAGCAGCTCGCGGGACCATGCGACCGCGCCCACCCTGCCGCCGGTCGGGCCCGCGTGGCGGACTACACCGACGACGAGATCGGGGGCGGCGGCCCCTACGACTTGCGCGCCGCGGACCGGGAGCGACGAGATGGCCTTCGGCGCCTACCGTGCGGCGCGCCGCGCCGGGCTGAGCGTGCCGAAGGACCTCTCGGTCGTCGGCTACGACGACTCCCCCGTGCTCGACTTCATCGGACCAGCGTTCACGACGGTCCGGCAGCCGATCGAGCGCATCGCGGAGAACGTGGGACGGATCGTCACCTCGCTGATCGCGAACCGGCCCGTGAGCGCGGAGGAAACCCTCATCGAGCCCGAGTTGCGGCTCCGGGGCTCCACCGCTCCGGTGCCCGGCCGGGCCTGAGCCGGATCGGCGCGAACTCCGACTGCTCGCCCGATCCTCGCAAGGGTGCGTCAGGCTCCCTCGTGAGCATGGCCGAACCCCCACGATCAGCCGAACATGATGCTGTCCGTGCCAGTCGCTCGACGGCACGACACCGCCATGACCGATGATTCTCGTCGGTCATGGCGGTCTTCATGTTCCACCGACACAAGAGAATGCGAGGGGTGGCGATGTTCGTCCTGATTCCCGGGGCCGGGGGTGCGGCCTGGTACTGGCATCGCGTGGTGACCGAGCTGGAAGCCAGGGGGTACGAGGCGGTCGCCGTCGAACTGCCCGGCGCCGACAAGTCCGTGGGGCTGCCGCAATACACGGACGCTGTGGTGGACGCGATCGGCGACCGCGATGACGTGGTGCTGGTCGCCCAGTCGATGGGCGGCTTCACCGCGCCGATGGTCTGCGCCCGCGTGCACGTGGATCTTCTCGTGCTCGTCAACGCGATGATCCCGCTGCCGGGCGAAACCCCCGGGCAGTGGTGGGACAACACCGGATGGTCGGCAGCCCGCATCGCCGCAGCCGAAGCGGGCGGGTACAGCACGGAGTTCGATCTGCCCACCTATTTCCTCCACGACGTGCCGGCCGAGGTCGCCGCCGCCGGGGCCGCGCACGAATCTCCCGAGGCCGACCTCGCGTTCAGTCAGCCCTGCGGCATCGAACAGTGGCCGGAGCCGACCACCCGCGTGCTCACTGCGGCCGATGACCGCTTCTTCCCCGCGGAGTTCCAGCGCCGGGTGGCCCGTGACCGCCTCGGGATCAACGCCGACGCGATGCCCGGCGGTCACCTGGTCGCCCTGTCGCGGCCCGTCGACCTCGTCGACCGGCTGATCGCGTACACGCGCTGACGAACGCCGGATGATGCCTCCTGCCCGACGGCGCCCCAGCACCCCACTTCTCCCGGGCGGAGGACTTGCCGCGGGGCCCGGGGGTACCCCGGGCCGGTTCATCCGGCCCCGAGTGTGCCGAGCGGCGCCGCCCTTGGCCATGCGGACTTCGGTCGCGTGACCCTCCTCCTCCCACTGCGGGCGGGCAGCAGGTGTGCCCGCTTCCACCTCGGGGAGGGGCCACGGGAAGGGAGGAGCGAATGGGTCCGGATCTGGCGACCGAGCGCAGTCCGCGCGCTGAGAATGAGCGTGCCCGAGCCCGCCGGGGTCCGAAACGGCTGCCCCGGCTCCGTCCTCGCCGGTCGGCCGTACTGTCCCACGGCGCCCTCCTCCTCACGGGAAACCGCGAGGCGGCGGGAGACCCGGTGCAGGAGACCCCGGAGCGGGCCTGCCGCGAGTGGCGCAGCACAGCCGCCAAGAACGCACCCGACGCCTATGTGCGGCGCATCACGGTGAACCTGGCGAACGACCGGTGGAGAAGGCTCTGTCGCACGGTCCCCACCCAGGACGGGACGCCGGGCGACGACTACGGGCAGGTGTACGCCCGGGACCAGTTGGTCCGGGCCTTCCAGAGACTGCCGATACGCAGGCGGACGGGCGTGGTGCTGCGGTACTTCCACGACCTTTCGGACGACGGGATCACGGCCGCCCTCAGGCACGGCACCATCCGGCTGCCTGAACGGTGTGCGCGGCAGCTACGAGACGTGCCGTCGAAGGCGACCGAGGAATAGAGCAGGGTCGCTGTCACGCCGACGAAACCCTTTTGCGCGTGACGTCGTCCAGATGATGGGGTGGCACGGTGAGCAACCACGATGAGGCGGCCGCCCTCCGCCCGTTGACACTGGCGTGGGTGAACCGGCACCTGAAGCTCGGCGAACGGATCGTCGGGATCGAGGCGCTGCACGGCGGCATCACCGCCGAAATGCGGCGGCTCACCATCGGCACGCGGGACGGAGGCACCCGTAACCTGGTGCTGCGGACCTTCGTCAACGTGGAGCACGCCGAGGACTGGCTGAACAGGGAGGTCGGCGCCCTGACCCTGCTCCCGGGGACCGGCGTGCCGGCCCCTGGACTGGTCGCGGTGGATCCGACCGCCGCGCATTGCGAGTATCCGTCGCTCCTTATGACACATCTGGCGGGCCGGACAGTCCTCGACGATGAGGGATTGGAGGCACGCGTTCCACTGCTGGCCCGTCAACTCGCGGCGATTCACGCGGTGCTTCCCGCCGCACGACCCCGGAAGTACGTGGCGTTGACGACCGCCGATACGGTCGTGGTCCCGCAGGGCGCCGACGCGGCGGCGTGGGCCGCGGCGATCGATGTGATCCGCGAGCCCGCGCCGCCCTTTGAGGGGCGGTTCCTGCACCGGGACTTCCAGCCCGGCAACGTGCTGTTCGACGTGCCGCCTTCAAGGCCGGCAGGTGCCCGGATCACCGGCGTCGTCGACTGGGCGGCGGCCTCCTGGGGCCCTGCGGATCTCGATGTGGCGCACTGCTCCGTCAATCTCGCGCTACTGCACGGCCCGGAGTGGGGTCTGCGGTTCCCTGAGGCGTATGAGGAGGCCGGCGGGGTGCTGGCCGCGACCGCGAACGAGCGGCTGTACTGGCAGGTGCGCGACGGGCTGGCGTCCTCAGAAGAAGTGCGACAGGTATCGCAGCCATGGCGGGAGGCGGGCAGGACGGACTTGACGACGCGAGCCGTGGAGGGGCGACTGGATGACTACGTCTCCGCCCTGATGAACACGCTGGGCTGAGCAGGCAGCCTGGTGCACGGCCCCGGCCGCGAACCGCCATTGCCTGTGCCCATCCTCGATCGGAACAGCCCATCCCCCGCCGTGGCTGCTCCCCAAGATCCTTGCCAGAACCGAGTTACGGTCCTGGTCCAACTTCTGTGGAACTCTCGCTATCTATAACTAGTGGGGCGTTATGCCCCTTTTTTGCGAGTCGTTGACAGGCAGGTCTATCTGGGATCATGCCCGCTTGGACTTCGACCTCACTCCACCGAGACCGGCATTGGTCCGTTGCGGATCGGTATGCCTCACCACGGGGCCAACACGGCAGTGGATTCACTACGCGATCTCTCTGCCGCTGTGAGCCGGTGCGGCCCTCGTGCCCCGCGCCCCGTCCACGTCCCTGCCCCTGCCCCTGCCCCTGCCCCTACCTCCGTCCCCCGTCCCCCGTCCCCGCACAGCGTTACCGCCATCCCGTCTTCGGGATCACATCACCGGCCTCTGGGCTCCGTGGACGTACCAGACGCCGCAGCTCGGACCGCGCCGTCGGTGCCGACGAAACGGTCGTCCAGTACGGGTGCCACCACAGCCGTGCGGACAGGAGCAGCAGGCGCCGGCGCAGGCCCGTGGGGTCGATGGGGAGTGGCGCAGCGAGCGCCTCGTAGGTGGCGTTGAAGGCGTACTGCGTCTGCACCAGGTCGTCGGGGAAGTTGTCCATCACTGCATTAGATCGCTTGTTCGAATTTTCTGTCACCTCGGACACGCAACCGCCCGACCAGCCCTGCTCTGCTCCGCCCGACTGCGACCGACGTCGGGCCAGATCCTGATCACGGCGCAGGTTCGTGATCCGATGGGGGCGCGGGAGCTGCAGGGCAGCGAGGTTCACGACTGTCGCGCCGGACCAGACGGCCCCTCGGGACCGCGACGCACGAGCCCCGACCGCCGGCCACACCGACCTGAGCCGGCGCCGCTCAGCGGCCTCCCGGGAACCAGTGCCTAGGTCTGCGTGGAAGGCCGGTACCGCCCACCGGTGCCGCCGCTCCCTTGAGGCCATGCCGGGCTCCAAGTCGCGCCGGTTTCCGGGGCGCCGGCCCGGCCCCGGGGCCGGGGCTGTGTTGCGGCCCTGCCTTGCTGACCCGCTCGAACATCGCTTTCCGCGACACTGCCCCGGCGCCCCGCTGCCGGGCCGCTACGGCATACCCGGCCCCGCCCGCCTCGGCCTCGATCTCCCGCAGCATGTGCGAGAACACCCGCCATCGAAGGCCCACCTGCCAAAACGCGTGTACAAGGTCTGCCACGAGCCGTACCGGTCCGGCGCATCCCGCCAGGCTGTTCCCTACGCAGCTTCCACACGATCCCGTTCGGGACCAGCCGGTCACCCGATCGCGGCCGACCAGCGCTGAGCTACGACGTGGCCGGGCCGCGTCCTGGGGCGGCATTCGCCGCGGCGCGCCGAACGGGCAGCATCGTCTCGGCCGCGTGGTCTCCCAGGTGTTCCAGGATCAACTGATTGACCAGCGCGGGCTTCTCCAACGGAACCAGGTGCGAGGCTCCCGGCACCACGGCCAGCCGGGCGTCCGGGATCGCGTCATAGAGGTCGGCCGTGTGCCGCAGCGTCATCATGTCGTCGTCTCCGACCATGACGAGGGTGGGGCAGCCG
Encoded proteins:
- a CDS encoding substrate-binding domain-containing protein; amino-acid sequence: MTRPWSSTTSSSSRDHATAPTLPPVGPAWRTTPTTRSGAAAPTTCAPRTGSDEMAFGAYRAARRAGLSVPKDLSVVGYDDSPVLDFIGPAFTTVRQPIERIAENVGRIVTSLIANRPVSAEETLIEPELRLRGSTAPVPGRA
- a CDS encoding alpha/beta hydrolase → MFVLIPGAGGAAWYWHRVVTELEARGYEAVAVELPGADKSVGLPQYTDAVVDAIGDRDDVVLVAQSMGGFTAPMVCARVHVDLLVLVNAMIPLPGETPGQWWDNTGWSAARIAAAEAGGYSTEFDLPTYFLHDVPAEVAAAGAAHESPEADLAFSQPCGIEQWPEPTTRVLTAADDRFFPAEFQRRVARDRLGINADAMPGGHLVALSRPVDLVDRLIAYTR
- a CDS encoding sigma factor, producing the protein MGPDLATERSPRAENERARARRGPKRLPRLRPRRSAVLSHGALLLTGNREAAGDPVQETPERACREWRSTAAKNAPDAYVRRITVNLANDRWRRLCRTVPTQDGTPGDDYGQVYARDQLVRAFQRLPIRRRTGVVLRYFHDLSDDGITAALRHGTIRLPERCARQLRDVPSKATEE
- a CDS encoding phosphotransferase family protein, which produces MSNHDEAAALRPLTLAWVNRHLKLGERIVGIEALHGGITAEMRRLTIGTRDGGTRNLVLRTFVNVEHAEDWLNREVGALTLLPGTGVPAPGLVAVDPTAAHCEYPSLLMTHLAGRTVLDDEGLEARVPLLARQLAAIHAVLPAARPRKYVALTTADTVVVPQGADAAAWAAAIDVIREPAPPFEGRFLHRDFQPGNVLFDVPPSRPAGARITGVVDWAAASWGPADLDVAHCSVNLALLHGPEWGLRFPEAYEEAGGVLAATANERLYWQVRDGLASSEEVRQVSQPWREAGRTDLTTRAVEGRLDDYVSALMNTLG